In a genomic window of Telopea speciosissima isolate NSW1024214 ecotype Mountain lineage chromosome 5, Tspe_v1, whole genome shotgun sequence:
- the LOC122663052 gene encoding pentatricopeptide repeat-containing protein At4g35130, chloroplastic-like, which translates to MIKAHVDSGAFDSAVCLYREMRESGAPHDSFTFPVINRAISSLDRSLGYGEMVHSLAIQMGFGSDVYFCNTLIELYVKQGCIGHARQVFDEMCHRDLVSWTSMISGYVWSRNYCDAFRLFHDMRTKEFTPNSVTMLIMVQACSISGNPVGGTQLHGYLIKRGFENNVSVQNSILAMYANTGKLEDAEILFNKMDKRDAISWNIMISGSLLIGDSIRVAENFDRMRYEAVPSLETLTLVTSAFAKSGNLIQGEKIHGYALKSGLIDVVLQTSLVQFYAKCGELGISAQLFQETCKRNTITWSAMMSGFVQNGYFKEAIELFQQMQFASLKPGADMLRVLVLTYTHLGALRLGKGVHGYVTKNIVHISEEGNKAMETSILNMYAKCGSIVLARRCFDQMVDKDVVAWSSMIETYGIHGFGYKALELFYQMEKEGVKPNKITFLSLLSACSHSGLVAEGCRIFSCMSQIYFIKPDINHHTCIVDLLGRSGKLLEALAIIEKMVVKPDSRIWGALLAASRVYSDDKIGSYAAEQILELEPDNVGYHTLLSNVHASVESWAKVETVRMVMYEKDLKKKPGWSFIEARGKICGFVAGDLSLAEVQVEETLDAQGQ; encoded by the coding sequence ATGATAAAAGCCCATGTAGATTCTGGTGCCTTTGATTCTGCTGTCTGCCTTTACCGAGAAATGCGGGAATCCGGTGCTCCCCACGACAGTTTTACGTTTCCTGTGATCAATAGAGCTATTTCATCACTTGATCGGAGTCTTGGATATGGAGAAATGGTTCACTCTCTTGCAATTCAAATGGGTTTTGGATCCGATGTGTATTTTTGCAACACATTGATTGAGTTGTATGTGAAGCAGGGGTGTATTGGTCATGCTCGTCAAGTGTTTGATGAAATGTGTCATAGAGATTTGGTTTCTTGGACATCAATGATTTCTGGGTACGTTTGGAGTAGAAATTATTGTGATGCTTTTAGGTTATTCCATGATATGCGAACCAAGGAATTCACACCCAATTCAGTGACGATGTTGATCATGGTACAGGCGTGTTCTATATCTGGAAATCCAGTTGGAGGTACGCAACTTCATGGTTATCTGATCAAAAGAGGGTTCGAGAATAACGTGTCTGTACAGAATTCAATCTTGGCTATGTATGCCAACACAGGGAAACTTGAAGATGCAGAAattctttttaataaaatggATAAAAGGGATGCTATCTCATGGAATATTATGATTTCTGGTTCTCTCTTGATAGGAGATTCTATAAGAGTAGCTGAGAACTTTGACAGAATGCGTTATGAAGCTGTCCCCAGCCTTGAAACCTTAACCTTGGTTACCTCGGCCTTTGCCAAGTCGGGTAATCTTATTCAGGGTGAAAAGATACATGGTTATGCATTGAAATCTGGACTTATTGATGTAGTTTTACAGACTTCTCTAGTGCAATTTTATGCCAAGTGCGGTGAGTTGGGGATATCAGCTCAATTGTTCCAAGAAACCTGTAAGAGGAACACCATCACTTGGAGTGCAATGATGTCAGGTTTTGTTCAAAATGGGTATTTTAAAGAGGCGATTGAATTGTTTCAGCAAATGCAGTTTGCAAGTTTGAAACCTGGGGCTGACATGTTAAGAGTCCTTGTCCTTACATATACCCATTTGGGTGCATTACGTTTGGGGAAAGGAGTTCATGGTTATGTAACAAAGAACATAGTTCACATCTCTGAAGAGGGTAATAAAGCCATGGAAACCTCTATCCTAAATATGTATGCAAAATGTGGCAGTATTGTTTTGGCTAGAAGGTGTTTTGATCAAATGGTTGACAAAGATGTTGTAGCATGGAGTTCAATGATTGAGACCTATGGGATCCATGGATTTGGTTACAAAGCTCTGGAACTTTTTTATCAGATGGAGAAGGAAGGTGTAAAACCAAACAAGATCACCTTTTTAAGTTTGCTTTCTGCTTGTAGCCACTCTGGTCTTGTTGCTGAAGGTTGTAGAATTTTTAGCTGCATGAGCCAGATATACTTCATTAAACCTGATATAAATCATCATACTTGCATTGTTGATCTTCTTGGTCGATCTGGGAAGCTCTTAGAAGCCCTAGCTATAATTGAAAAAATGGTTGTGAAACCAGATAGTCGGATTTGGGGTGCTCTGCTTGCAGCTTCTAGGGTTTATTCTGATGACAAAATTGGGTCCTATGCTGCTGAGCAGATCTTGGAGTTGGAACCTGATAATGTTGGTTATCATACATTATTGAGCAATGTACATGCCAGTGTTGAGAGCTGGGCTAAAGTTGAAACTGTGAGGATGGTCATGTATGAGaaggatctgaagaagaaaCCAGGTTGGAGCTTTATAGAGGCAAGAGGGAAGATTTGTGGGTTTGTTGCAGGTGATTTATCACTTGCTGAAGTACAAGTTGAGGAGACATTGGATGCTCAAGGACAATAG